A genome region from Sphaeramia orbicularis chromosome 19, fSphaOr1.1, whole genome shotgun sequence includes the following:
- the coasy gene encoding bifunctional coenzyme A synthase gives MSLFSTGILVLTSPLHTLPLRIAPVLSSAAQLVERTLYVHLHPGLNLGSGSQPRPVFIPPVVDLSTLITRLYNNAADVCGHLDVRVLLTNVHAQSAACGGTTTPNCPFPTPQSLSHSPEVVLTDFPVQDPGQSHQVTQCLQRYTGHCYVCSPTLSSVLLHPQLLNLQQNKEELINAEEKAEPLETYSDVVVGGTFDRLHGAHKTLLNISCLLANRRFLIGVCDQAMLKKKVLKELIEPYSLRVQKLQEFLIDVKPSLQVEIVPLDDPFGASVVDPDLKCIVVSEETRKGGEAVNKKRIENGLPALVLHEIQLLKDAHHTDTEEEKISSSSLRSRLLGTLLTPPKDASHLPPVPYVIGLTGGSGSGKSSIAKQLEALGAVRIDCDKLGHEVYQPGTGAYHKVLEEFGSDIANEDKTINRRVLGRKVFGNQERLKALTDIVWPEIALLVKTRINQAKEEGKQVCVLDAAVLLEAGWTDMVHEVWVTVIPEEEAVLRITERDGVTTEDALRRLQSQWSNSKQIEHANVVLSTLWEVEVTRKQVLKAWNLLQKRIQQRQVGQ, from the exons ATGTCATTGTTCAGCACTGGCATCCTTGTGCTGACATCTCCTCTGCACACCCTCCCTTTGCGTATCGCTCCAGTGCTCAGCTCTGCTGCTCAGCTGGTAGAGCGCACACTGTACGTCCACCTCCACCCTGGGCTCAACCTGGGCAGTGGAAGCCAGCCTCGGCCAGTTTTCATCCCACCAGTAGTGGATCTATCTACTCTCATTACCCGCCTTTACAACAATGCAGCGGATGTATGCGGTCACCTGGATGTTCGTGTTTTGCTGACTAATGTTCATGCTCAGTCAGCAGCCTGCGGTGGGACTACCACTCCAAACTGCCCCTTCCCCACCCCACAATCTCTTTCCCACTCCCCAGAGGTTGTTCTGACAGACTTTCCTGTGCAGGACCCAGGGCAGTCCCATCAAGTTACACAGTGTCTGCAGAGGTACACAGGCCACTGCTACGTCTGCAGCCCCACCCTGTCCTCAGTGCTGCTTCACCCACAACTATTGAATCTGCAGCAGAACAAGGAAGAGTTGATAAATGCTGAAGAAAAGGCGGAACCCTTGGAGACTTACAGTGATGTGGTAGTTGGTGGGACATTTGATCGGCTTCATGGGGCCCACAAGACACTACTCAACATCTCGTGCCTTCTTGCCAATAGGAGGTTCCTTATAGGTGTGTGTGACCAAGCAATGCTGAAAA AAAAAGTGTTGAAGGAGTTGATCGAGCCCTATTCTCTGCGGGTCCAGAAACTACAAGAATTTCTCATAGACGTCAAACCTTCACTGCAGGTAGAGATTGTACCCCTTGATGACCCCTTCGGGGCATCAGTGGTGGACCCTGACCTGAAATGCATTGTGGTCAGCGAGGAGACCAGGAAAGGAGGCGAGGCTGTCAACAAGAAACGTATTGAGAAT GGCCTTCCAGCGCTCGTCCTCCATGAGATCCAGCTGCTAAAAGATGCTCATCACACTGATACAGAGGAAGAGAAAATCAGCTCTTCAAGTCTGCGCTCCCGATTGCTTGGTACACTCCTTACCCCTCCCAAA GATGCCTCCCACCTCCCTCCGGTTCCATATGTGATTGGTCTGACGGGGGGCAGTGGCAGTGGAAAGAGCTCCATCGCCAAGCAGCTGGAAGCCCTGGGTGCAGTCAGGATCGACTGTGACAAGCTGGGCCATGAGGTGTACCAGCCCGGTACAGGAGCCTACCACAAAGTGCTTGAAGAATTTGGGTCAG atATTGCAAATGAAGATAAAACCATTAACAGGCGTGTATTGGGAAGGAAAGTTTTTGGAAACCAG GAGCGATTAAAAGCTCTGACGGACATCGTGTGGCCAGAGATTGCACTGCTGGTAAAAACCAGAATCAACCAAGCCAAAGAAGAAg gtaaacaggtgtgtgtgttggATGCAGCAGTCCTCTTGGAGGCAGGATGGACAGATATGGTCCATGAGGTCTGGGTCACCGTCATCCCTGAGGAGGAG GCAGTGTTACGGATAACAGAGCGTGACGGTGTGACCACAGAAGACGCCCTGCGCAGGCTGCAGAGCCAGTGGTCCAACTCCAAGCAAATAGAACACGCCAATGTGGTTCTGAGCACACTATGGGAAGTAGAAGTGACTCGGAAACAG GTATTAAAGGCTTGGAACCTCCTCCAGAAGAGAATCCAACAGAGACAAGTGGGACAGTAG